In Kitasatospora sp. NBC_00240, the following are encoded in one genomic region:
- a CDS encoding NlpC/P60 family protein, with the protein MTSHRRPKQPSRARVTVLTAAAVTTVALSAQMSAHAAPTTPSKKEEVKAQVDQLNAEQEQAAERYNGAKERADQLRKQADQLQDQVARGQEQMTHLQIGLAEVAGEQYRTGGIDPSVQLMLTSDPSGYLQQATSVQQATSSQAEALKGLQDQQRRLDQQKTEAAAVLSSLDETTKELNQAKADVNKKLQEANALLNSLSAADRASITQGDGRASRDAVRVDLGSLPQAGGYAGVAVAKAMSKQGAPYHWSSVGPDMFDCSGLMVWAYRQANVSLPRTSQEQGNVGTRVPSLAEAQPGDLVIYGSDRHHVGMYIGNGMVVHAPHSGDVVKVMKADAMPINTIRRV; encoded by the coding sequence TTGACCTCCCACCGCCGTCCGAAGCAGCCGAGCCGCGCGCGGGTGACCGTGCTCACCGCTGCCGCGGTGACCACAGTCGCCCTCTCCGCCCAGATGAGCGCGCACGCCGCGCCCACCACGCCCTCCAAGAAGGAGGAGGTGAAGGCGCAGGTCGACCAGCTCAACGCGGAACAGGAGCAGGCCGCCGAACGCTACAACGGCGCCAAGGAGCGGGCCGACCAGCTGCGTAAACAGGCCGACCAACTCCAGGACCAGGTGGCCCGGGGCCAGGAGCAGATGACCCACCTTCAGATCGGCCTGGCCGAGGTGGCCGGCGAGCAGTACCGCACCGGCGGGATCGATCCCTCCGTCCAGCTGATGCTCACCTCCGACCCCTCCGGCTACCTCCAGCAGGCGACCAGCGTCCAGCAGGCCACCTCCAGCCAGGCGGAGGCACTGAAGGGTCTTCAGGACCAGCAGCGCCGGCTCGACCAGCAGAAGACCGAGGCCGCCGCCGTCCTCTCCTCGCTGGACGAGACCACCAAGGAGCTCAACCAGGCCAAGGCGGACGTCAACAAGAAGCTCCAGGAGGCGAACGCGCTGCTGAACTCGCTCAGCGCCGCCGACCGCGCCTCGATCACCCAGGGGGACGGCCGCGCCTCGCGCGACGCCGTCCGGGTGGACCTCGGCTCGCTGCCGCAGGCCGGCGGCTACGCCGGTGTCGCGGTCGCCAAGGCGATGAGCAAGCAGGGCGCGCCGTACCACTGGAGCTCCGTCGGCCCCGACATGTTCGACTGCTCGGGCCTGATGGTGTGGGCCTACCGCCAGGCCAACGTCTCCCTGCCGCGCACCTCCCAGGAGCAGGGCAACGTCGGCACCCGGGTGCCCTCGCTGGCCGAGGCGCAGCCCGGCGACCTGGTGATCTACGGCAGCGACCGGCACCACGTCGGGATGTACATCGGCAACGGGATGGTGGTGCACGCGCCGCACAGCGGTGACGTGGTCAAGGTGATGAAGGCGGACGCCATGCCGATCAACACGATCCGCCGGGTCTGA
- a CDS encoding alpha/beta fold hydrolase — MREYFRVGGRRLSYLDFGGPGVPLLALHGHYNEASAFEPLAGALAPRWRVIALDQRGHGESDRAPSYERDDYVADIAAFQRHLGLGPVAVLGHSLGGVNAYQYAARQPGRVTALIVEDIGAVVDCDWSFTERLPRGASSRGALIAALGAAGPYLECSVRRTGDGWGYSFGIEDTVRSQQALNGDHWDDWTGVRCPTLLVRGRRSDELAADHARAMVAGRAELVELVELPTGHVVHHDAPAGFADAVRSFLARCGSS; from the coding sequence ATGCGTGAGTACTTCAGGGTGGGCGGGCGGCGGCTGTCGTATCTGGACTTCGGTGGTCCGGGCGTCCCGCTGCTGGCCCTCCACGGGCACTACAACGAAGCCTCGGCGTTCGAGCCGCTGGCCGGGGCACTGGCGCCACGCTGGCGGGTGATCGCGCTCGACCAGCGCGGGCACGGTGAGTCCGACCGGGCGCCGAGTTATGAACGGGACGACTACGTGGCCGACATCGCGGCGTTCCAGCGCCATCTGGGCCTCGGCCCGGTGGCGGTCCTCGGCCACTCCCTGGGCGGCGTGAACGCCTACCAGTACGCGGCGAGGCAGCCGGGCCGGGTCACCGCCCTGATCGTGGAGGACATCGGCGCGGTCGTGGACTGCGACTGGTCGTTCACCGAGCGGCTTCCCCGTGGCGCGTCGTCCCGCGGAGCGCTGATCGCGGCGCTCGGCGCGGCCGGGCCCTATCTGGAGTGTTCCGTACGGCGAACCGGGGACGGCTGGGGCTACTCGTTCGGCATCGAGGACACCGTGCGGTCCCAGCAGGCGCTCAACGGTGACCACTGGGACGACTGGACGGGGGTGCGGTGCCCGACCCTGCTCGTACGTGGAAGGCGGAGCGACGAACTGGCCGCCGACCACGCCCGTGCCATGGTGGCCGGCCGGGCCGAGCTGGTCGAGCTGGTCGAGCTGCCCACCGGGCACGTCGTGCACCACGACGCGCCGGCCGGGTTCGCCGATGCCGTCCGCTCCTTCCTGGCCAGGTGCGGCTCGTCCTGA
- a CDS encoding DoxX family protein: protein MSFDPRTVLEPARPHTLALFRIVTALLFSCHGAASLFGVLGGTRGGGTVPVGQWPGWWAALIQLAGGVLVLLGLGTRPAALLCSGSMAYAYFSVHQEKALWPIQNGGELAVLFCWAFLALAVTGPGSLALDGLLRRPSAGRPGLTPARTRA from the coding sequence GTGTCCTTCGATCCCCGTACCGTGCTCGAACCCGCCAGGCCCCACACGCTGGCACTGTTCCGGATCGTCACCGCCCTGCTGTTCTCGTGCCACGGCGCCGCCTCGCTCTTCGGGGTGCTGGGCGGCACGCGCGGCGGCGGCACCGTCCCGGTCGGGCAGTGGCCCGGATGGTGGGCCGCGCTCATCCAGCTGGCGGGCGGTGTGCTGGTGCTGCTTGGGCTCGGCACCCGGCCGGCCGCCCTGCTGTGCTCGGGTTCGATGGCCTACGCCTACTTCTCGGTGCACCAGGAGAAGGCGCTGTGGCCGATCCAGAACGGCGGTGAACTCGCCGTGCTGTTCTGCTGGGCCTTCCTGGCCCTCGCGGTCACCGGGCCCGGCAGTCTCGCCCTCGACGGGCTGCTGCGCCGCCCGTCGGCCGGCCGGCCGGGGCTGACCCCGGCCAGGACCCGCGCCTAG